The following DNA comes from Peribacillus sp. FSL E2-0218.
TAACAGAACGAATTGGTGAAACAGCAAAAAAACTCCATACAGCAAGAAGTCGTAATGATCAAGTTGCTTTAGATATCAGGCTTTACGCTAAAAATAAGGCATTAGAGGTGATCGAGCATATAGAAGATCTTCAACATAGCCTGGAACAAAAGGCAAAAGCGAACAATGTGATCATGCCAGGATACACCCATCTACAGCGAGCGCAAGTCGTAACTCTTAAGCACCATTTAATGGCCTACTTTAGCATGCTGGATAGGGATAGAAAAAGAATTCATAATGCAATTGAAATGATGAACGAAAGTCCACTTGGATGCGGAGCTTTGGCCGGTACGACTCATACGATAGACAGGGAAATGACAGCAGAGGAGTTGGGGTTTTCAAAACCCATGAACAATTTCCTCGATGGTGTTAGCGATAGGGATTACCTCTTAGAATTGATGTCTGGTTTTTCCATCATCATGATGCATGTTAGCAGATTAAGTGAAGAACTGATTTTATGGAGTAGTCAAGAGTTTAAATTCATTAGTATCGATGATGCATATTCTACAGGCAGCAGTATTATGCCTCAAAAGAAAAATCCTGACGCAGCAGAGCTTATAAGAGGAAAAACAGGACGGGTATACGGTTCTCTTACTTCCCTTTTAACAACGATGAAAGGGTTGCCATTGGCTTATAATAAAGATATGCAGGAAGATAAAGAACCATTTTTTGATGCGTTGGATACTGTTTTGTCTTGTCTGGAGATCATGTCCAAGATGATTTCCACGATGAAGGTGAATACTGAAAATATGAAAAAAGCTGTAAAATATGGCTTTCTCAATGCAACGGAAGTCGCCGATTATTTAGTTAGCAAAGGTGTTGCATTCAGGGATGCCCACAGTATCGTCGGCTCCATCGTCATTTATTGTGAAGATACTAATAAACCAATAGAAGAGCTGACACTGGACGAATTGAAGAGTGTGAATCCATTAATTGATGAAGACTTATATGACTTTATCGACTATCAAAATATATTAAATAAAGGCATTAAGGTGAACTTATTAAAATGATCTAGTACCTTCCAATCGAGGAGCCATTGGCATGGAATATTAATACGTTCCATGCCTATGACTCTTTTTTAGATCGCATTTTATATTCTTCTTAAAACATATAATCAAGTTCCTTTTGGAATCACGTGTTAAAACATTTTCCAAATGACGAAGGATTAAACTTTAATTCCCTTTAATTTAAAGATACTATTAAAAGTAAGTAAATTTAGGGAACCAAGGAGAAAAATATGTATAAAATTGGAGTAGTCGGTCCTTATTCATCTGTTGAGCGCATTATTGACTTGGGTAAAGAATATGCGTCGATCATGGAATTTAAAGCCTATCCCTATGAGGATTTCAGAGAAACTGAAAAAATCGTTTCGACATTCAATAAAGATGTGGATGTTTGGTTTTTTTCAGGTCAAATTTCATATATGGTCGCGAAAAACACGGTAGGCCTAGGGGAAAATCTAGTGTATATCGATCATACTGAATCTGGCATCTATAAAAGTCTTTTGCATATGGGATATTTTCAAAAGGAGTTTTTAAGTAAAGTAAGTATCGATGAAATAACGACAACCCACTTAGAGCAGGCGTTAAAACAAATTGATATCACACCAAAAGAAATGTATATAAAGAATTTCGATATTAATTCAACCACGGAAGAATTGATCGCATTCCATCTTGACCTATGGAAATCGGGAAAAACGGAAGGTGCACTGACTTGTTTCGAGGCCGTATATCTAAATTTAAAAGAAGCAGGAGTTCCGACCTATCGTATATCTACAACCGATATGGAAATTCGCCAATCATTAAGAATCCTTGCAGAAAAATCGAGAACTTTTTACTTTAGAGACACCCAAATCGGTGTCCAAATCATTGAAATCGAACATTTCGAGAAAATATTTGAGAAAGCTAAAAGCTCGTACCATCTACAATTCTTAGAAATAAAATTAAAAGAAACCCTTCTTAGGTTTTGCGAACTGCTAGAGGGTTCATTAGTTGAGAAGGGAAATGGCCGTTATTTTATCTTTAGTACACGAGGTACAATTGAATCCAAAATAAAAGATTTAAAAGATACTGTCTTTTTGTTGTCTAACGAATCCAATGCTACCGTGACCGTAGGAATTGGATATGGCCAAACCCTTCACTCAGCAGAAATAAACGCTCAGCGTGCCATCCAGCTTTCAAAAGAAAAGTCAGAGAAGGGCATCGTTATCGTACAAGAGGACGGAACAATGATCCAATCCGTGGGGGAAGAAAAGGAATTACGTTTTTCTTACCGGATAGACGACAAGGATTTTATGGAAAAACTAAAAAAAGCCAAAATCAGTGTGAAAAACTATAATAAATTATATGCTTTAGTTAAAAGATTGAAATTGAACGATTTTACAATAAAAGATTTAACGACGCATCTTTATTGGGATGAAAGTAATGCACGGCGTATTGTAGTAAATTTATGTGAAGTTAATTTAGCAGAAATCATTGGTGAAGAGTCTTCTTCTTCTCGCGGAAGGCCAAGTAAAATTTATCGTCTAAAATAAGTAGGCCTTTTTCGGGTTTGCTTTATAGGTCAACGCCCTCCACTTTCGCAATAATGAATTTTTAATATGGCATATCGGTATTGAGAAATCATGGATCACACTCCCTCCACCCAAAAAGGAGCTGTTGAATAGCTCCTCGTAAGGGTATTTTATATTTATCTTCCTTACCCCATTATTCGAATTCGGTATAACAGAATAAAAGCCTTTTCAATTAAGGCTTTCTGCCCCCTTTGCGGAAGGAGTATTCTGCTTTCAATGTCACATCTCTCCTTGCGCTTTAGTTCATGAAGAAAAAAAAGCTGGCAGCACCCTGATCTCAACTAACGTATAGGCTAGTTTAATCAATTGTAAATTTCCCCATAAAAGAACTACACCTCATTTGTTGGATGGCGGTATGCTCTGGGGAAAATGAAATAAATTTTTCGGATCATATTTCTCCTTTATTTTTTGAAGTTTTGCAAAGTTCGAGCCGTAATATGCTTTTCCAAAATTTTTAATATTTTGGTCTGGAACATTAACATAGGAACCCTGTACATATGGTTTTATTAACTTACGCACCCTTTCAACCGATTCAAGATTCATAGATTCTTGTGATTTTTTTTCCCAACTAGCATTCCATTCCACATAAAACAATGGAT
Coding sequences within:
- the argH gene encoding argininosuccinate lyase, with amino-acid sequence MKLWGGRFRSEENKLMEDFNSSLQVDKRLYFEDIKGGIAHVNMLVKCELLTKSEGESIRKSLLSILEDIENGTLLIEGDFEDIHSFVEATLTERIGETAKKLHTARSRNDQVALDIRLYAKNKALEVIEHIEDLQHSLEQKAKANNVIMPGYTHLQRAQVVTLKHHLMAYFSMLDRDRKRIHNAIEMMNESPLGCGALAGTTHTIDREMTAEELGFSKPMNNFLDGVSDRDYLLELMSGFSIIMMHVSRLSEELILWSSQEFKFISIDDAYSTGSSIMPQKKNPDAAELIRGKTGRVYGSLTSLLTTMKGLPLAYNKDMQEDKEPFFDALDTVLSCLEIMSKMISTMKVNTENMKKAVKYGFLNATEVADYLVSKGVAFRDAHSIVGSIVIYCEDTNKPIEELTLDELKSVNPLIDEDLYDFIDYQNILNKGIKVNLLK